From a region of the Mercurialis annua linkage group LG1-X, ddMerAnnu1.2, whole genome shotgun sequence genome:
- the LOC126661701 gene encoding protein SET DOMAIN GROUP 41, which yields MEMRGREDIEIGQDLTPPLSPLFCSLHANFISTHCSSCFSPLSNHSSPLCSSAHFSSDELCSLSTAELRVAFRLLLSLPSHPLPLAPRIFGLLTNHRKFITFSDNDDDMYNQIRDGATAIASVRKLRNGKEHDDVLREEEAAAVALCLVLTNAVEVHDDEGRNLGIAVYDFNFSFINHSCSPNSCYSFLISPPPRTSSPFPNQKLLIVPATTTTNEKQTEFAHTNLRFAKGDYDNYGPKIIVRSIKKIKKHEEITVTYTDLLQPKAIRRSELWAKYRFHCGCARCSASLPSYVDRALQEISTSNLSSSSACADQSFCIDEATEKLIAYVDEVITEFLSDSDPESCCKKLESVLILGLLDETFEKKQGISQLKITLHPLHHLALSAYVTLASAYRIRASDILTVHTETTEHQLGVFDMFRTGSAYSFFLAATTYHLFCFESSLIASVANIWTNAGESLITLARSSVWDSFAQPESSLGLKLFSLGKHNCSKCSSIDKFEAILSFGQGPNEDFENMSIKFINCITNFSQKVWGYLNEGCNYLKMFKDPMDFRELGTLSTTVSDYDRNVFRHDRVSDCRNEDGISGLDAKFCKQKRINIFELGVHCLLYGELLASICCGKHSQRTRRIQSVIYCEEENE from the exons ATGGAGATGAGAGGCAGAGAAGACATAGAAATAGGGCAAGACCTAACTCCACCACTTTCTCCGCTCTTTTGCTCTCTACACGCCAATTTTATTTCTACTCACTGCTCTTCTTGCTTCTCACCTCTCTCTAACCACTCTTCCCCTCTCTGCTCCTCCGCCCACTTCTCCTCCGATGAACTCTGCTCTCTATCCACCGCCGAGCTCCGTGTCGCCTTCCGCCTCCTCCTTTCCCTCCCCTCTCACCCGCTCCCCCTCGCCCCCAGAATTTTCGGTTTACTTACAAACCACCGCAAATTCATCACCTTTTCCGATAATGATGACGATATGTACAACCAAATTCGAGACGGGGCAACTGCCATAGCGTCTGTCAGAAAATTAAGAAATGGAAAGGAACACGACGACGTTTTACGTGAAGAGGAAGCAGCGGCGGTGGCTTTGTGCCTAGTTTTAACGAACGCCGTTGAGGTTCACGATGATGAAGGACGTAACCTCGGGATCGCTGTTTACGATTTCAATTTCTCTTTCATTAACCATAGCTGCTCTCCTAATTCATGTTACAGCTTCTTAATATCACCTCCTCCCCGTACATCGTCGCCGTTTCCTAACCAAAAACTGCTAATTGTTCCCGCCACTACGACCACCAAt GAAAAGCAGACTGAATTTGCCCATACCAATCTTAGATTTGCCAAAG GAGATTATGATAATTACGGGCCCAAGATTATAGTGAGGAGCATTAAGAAGATCAAGAAACATGAGGAGATAACTGTGACTTACACTGATTTATTACAACCTAAG GCAATAAGGCGGTCGGAGTTATGGGCCAAGTATCGTTTTCATTGTGGCTGCGCAAGGTGCAGCGCCTCACTTCCCTCGTATGTTGATCGTGCATTGCAG GAAATTTCTACTTCAAATCTGTCCTCTTCAAGCGCATGTGCGGATCAGAGTTTTTGTATAGATGAAGCAACTGAAAAGCTGATTGCTTATGTAGATGAAGTTATAACCGAGTTTCTCTCTGATAGTGATCCTGAATCATGTTGCAAGAAGCTCGAGAGCGTGCTTATTCTCGGGCTCCTCGATGAGACATTTGAGAAGAAACAAGGAATATCACAGTTGAAAATCACATTGCATCCTTTACACCATCTTGCTCTGAGTGCATACGTGACGCTTGCTTCTGCATATAGAATCCGTGCAAGCGACATTCTAACCGTCCATACTGAAACCACTGAACATCAGTTAGGAGTCTTTGACATGTTCAGGACTGGTTCTGCATACTCCTTTTTTCTCGCTGCCACAACTTACCACCTGTTCTGCTTCGAATCTTCCTTGATTGCATCTGTTGCAAATATCTGGACTAATGCGGGTGAATCTTTAATAACACTTGCCAGAAGCTCAGTATGGGATTCCTTTGCGCAGCCGGAGTCGTCGCTTGGCTTAAAACTGTTTTCTCTTGGTAAACATAATTGCTCAAAGTGCTCATCTATAGATAAATTTGAAGCCATTTTGTCTTTCGGTCAAGGTCcaaatgaagattttgaaaacatgtcaattaaatttatcaacTGTATTACGAACTTTTCGCAGAAAGTTTGGGGTTACCTAAATGAGGGGTGCAATTACTTGAAAATGTTTAAAGATCCCATGGATTTCAGAGAGCTTGGAACATTATCTACTACCGTATCAGATTACGACCGGAATGTGTTCAGACATGATAGGGTTTCAGATTGTCGGAATGAAGACGGTATTTCTGGATTAGACGCAAAATTCTGTAAGCAGAAGAGGATAAACATATTTGAGTTGGGCGTTCATTGTTTACTCTATGGAGAATTGTTAGCAAGCATATGTTGTGGTAAGCATTCCCAGAGGACTAGACGCATTCAGAGTGTTATATATTGTGAAGAAGAGAATGAATGA
- the LOC126661706 gene encoding uncharacterized protein LOC126661706, whose translation MATASSLSASTIPSLKAQLGAAKLSSSPSLHLPPQLNRLQFGGRGICFSNSRSRILPLVAAKKQTFANLDELLENSDKPVLVDFYATWCGPCQLMSPILDQVGTVLKDAIQVVKIDTEKYPSIADKYKIEALPTFILFKDGKPYDRFEGALAKDRFIERVETALQVKQ comes from the exons ATGGCGACGGCTTCTTCTCTCTCAGCATCAACAATTCCTAGTTTGAAGGCCCAACTGGGTGCTGCCAAATTAAGCTCCTCGCCTTCTCTGCACCTTCCACCTCAGCTTAATCGTCTCCAATTTGGCGGCAGAGGAATTTGCTTCTCTAATTCTAGGTCTCGAATTTTGCCTCTG GTTGCAGCAAAGAAGCAAACATTTGCCAACCTCGACGAGTTGCTGGAAAATTCTGACAAACCAGTGTTAGTCGACTTTTATGCAACCTG GTGTGGTCCTTGTCAACTTATGTCCCCAATTCTCGATCAAGTCGGTACTGTTTTGAAAGACGCAATCCAGGTGGTAAAAATTGATACGGAGAAGTACCCTTCCATAGCGGACAAATACAAAATAGAGGCATTGCCGACATTCATCCTATTCAAGGACGGGAAACCTTATGATCGCTTT GAGGGTGCTCTAGCTAAAGATCGGTTCATTGAACGCGTTGAAACCGCACTGCAAGTAAAGCAGTAG